The Pyxidicoccus sp. MSG2 DNA segment AGGTTCAAGTGGACCTCGGAGAGCTGCTGAAGGCCCATCTGACCGCAGCCCTCCAGTCGCCAGATGGCACCCCTATAGCGCCGTTCGATCTCCTCGAAGAGCGGCGCCCGCTCTTCCCGTGCGACCTGTTGAGCCATCCGGCGCAGGCAGACAGCGAGAGAACTCTCGGTTTCGGCGGAGCGGAGCGGAGCGCGTTGGCGGGCCGGTGATTGCAGGGCACGGCTGTAGAGTTGCCTGGCTGTGGTGAGCGCGAAGAAGTTCTCCTGTTCAGCCGCTAGTGCATGCGCCAAGTCGTGGCGAGCGGCTGCTGCCGCAGCGCTGTCATCCGCCTCCGGATGGAGCGCCAGCGCTTGGTGGAAGAGTGGGAGCGCTTCCTCCCTGCGGCCCAGGTCAAGCAGGCTCTGAGCTCGAAGACGCAGGTTCCAGGATTCGGGGTTATCTGAGAGGGCCTGGTCGTAGGCTTTCTCTTCCTGAAGTGTATGTAGACCCTTCCGGGCTTCCGCGAAGAGCTTCTTCTTGGACTTCACCATGTGGCATCCTCCTGTACCCATAGCGGGACGCTTCAGTAGGGTTTCCCCGAACATGTCCGCTTCGGGCGGAGGCCTCTGACTTTGGTTCAGGCGTGTGAGTACTAGCTAGCGAAGCCAACGAGCGCGGAGGTGGTTGCGTGACGCGCCCAAGTGCCCCGGAATGTGCCCTTCCAGAGCGGATTCAGATGGATCCAGGGGGAACGACCCGGGACATCGCGGAAGGCGAACCCGAGAAAATTCAAGGCGATAGCGGATAAGGGCGCGTCCTGCTTGATGTTTCCTACCGCCATGCCTCGGGTTCGATCCCCGGCTCGTGCACTCCCACGCTCGGGTCAATACGTGGCTTTGAGCGACGTCCCGCTGTACGTGGCATAGCCATACAGCATGACGTAGATGCGCTGGTTGCTCGTCTGCGGCGCGGAGTTGCACGTCTCGCTGTTGCCGGTGAGGTACGGGCGGCAGTCGTACGCGGTCCGTGTCGGTGCCGTGCCAATGCGGACGTACAGGTCCACATCACCGGTGCCGCCGCTCATCACATACGAAGAGGCGCGGCTGGCCGGCACGTCGATGCAGTAGTACTTCGACGAACCCGTCGCGCCGGAGATTCCGGTGACAGGCACACCGTTGGTCAGCAGCGTGCACGGCGGAGGCGGCACGCCCACGCCCACGGACTCCCAGGCCAGCTTCACCGCGTCCTGCGTGGCGGTGTCGTAGCCCAGGACCGCGGCGGCCTGGACGGTCAACGCCTTGGCCTGCTCGAAATTGGTCGAGGGAACGTAGAAGTCCGTGCTGGCCTTGTTCCAGATGCGGATGGCCTTCTCGACGCCGATGGCTGGCACCACGACGGCGGAGCGGCCACGGGGATGCGTGCCTCCCTTGGCCAGCAGGGCGAACGCCAGGTTCGGTACGCCCGAGCTGTAGTGCACGTCCGTGGTGGACGTCACGTTCGGCGCCCAGTCGAACGAAAGGGCGTCGCGGACCGGGTCATCCATGTAGCGGATCGCATCCCCGGCGGTGGCTGGCGTCCAGACGTCCTCGCCAATCTTCCAGATGTCCGCCGCAGTGCTCCACGCGCCCGAAGCCCAGCTCTCGCACGCGGCCGCGAAGGTGTCGGACAGGGCCTCGTTCAGGCCACCGGACTGGCCGGCGTACGTGAGGTTGGACTCGCGCTCGGTCACCGCGTGCGTCAGCTCATGCACCGTCAGATCCGCGTCCCTGCCCAGCTCGATGGAGTTCTGGTTGTCGCCGTCGCCGTAGACCAGTTGCGTGCCGTTCCAGTACGCATTCACGTAGTTACGGTCGAAGTGGACGGTGCTGATGAGCGGCCCGCCAAGGGTGTTGCCCAGGTCGCGCCCGGCCACCGCCAGGTAGCATTGATAGGCCAGCCCGAGCTGGTCGTAGTTCTTGTCGACATGCGTGTCGCCCGTTGCGGCCTGTCCCTCGCTCCGCTTGAGCGTGCCCGGCAGCGTCGTGCCGTTGTTCGCGCTGTACACGCGGCGGTTGAGCGCTGAGTGGATCTCCGGAGCCACCAGGACGATGGAGCCATCGGTGGCACTCACGTAGACGCGGTCGCGCAGGGGCATGTCCGGCCCCTCACCCGAGACGCGCACCTCATATGCGAGCTCGAGCTGCTGGTCGTCCTGCGAGCGGAGGTAGACGAGGCGCGGGGATCCGTCGACCACGAGTCCCGTGCCCCGGGTGGCTCGCAGGGCGGCCGTGCTCGCCGCCAGGGCGGAGAGGGTGGGCTTCGCGGACAGCTGTCCACCACCGCCGCGCGCCGTGCCGTTGGCCGCGAAGATGTGGCCCTGTGCGTCGACATGCACCACCAGTTCCTCGCCCACCACCGGCAGCCCGTTCAGTGTCTGGCCGTAGCGCAGGTGCGTGACGCCTTGCTCGTCCACGCTCACCCTGCGCACCACCAGGTCGGAGGCGCTCAGGCGGAAGGTCGCGGCGATGTCCGGCAGAGCATGGGCGATGGCTCGGTGCGCGTCCGCCGTGGCAGAGCCTGTCAGCGAGAAGGCCGCGGTACCCAGCCTGCCTTCGAGCGTGTGGGGAATGCCGTCACCATGCTGGCCGACGACGCGGGCGCCCGGCATCGCGGCCAACGCGCTCCGCACTCCCGCCAGTTCGTCCAGCTTCGCGGTGCCGGTGAGCTTCGAGTCCCCCTCGCCGACATCGCAGGCGGAGAGGGGCAGGGTGGCGAGGAGTGCTGCAACGAGGTGCGTGCGAACCAAAGGTCCTCCTACTCGGCGGCAGGGGATGTCGCGCTGGCAGCACTGCTGTTCGCCGCCTTCAAAGTCAGCTCAGCAGCGCGGGCAGTATAGGCGGAGGAGAGCGGGGGGCACGCGGCCCCCGCTCGTTTCCCGTCAGCTGTCCCCAGGCTCCAGTGCACGCAGGAGCTTGTTGAGTGTCTCCGCCAGGGTGGCGACGTTCGGCGGCTCCATCAGGCTGAGGTGGTCGCCCGGCACTTCGCTCGTCCTGACGCCACCCGAGACCCAGCTCGACCAGCCTGCATCCTCGGCCACGAGATTCTCGGGACGCACCGACGCGCGGAGGAGCTCGGCGGTACCCGTGAAGGTACCTCCGGGAACGTAGCCGTAGTGCGCCGCGGTGAGCCGCTCGTGGACGGCGAAGAGGCGGCCGGCCTGTTCCGGCTCCAGGCCTCCGGTGCCGGGCAGGTTCCGCAGTCCTTCCACCACCCGCTGCATCAGCTCCGCGCCTTCCAGCCCGTTCAGTTGCTCCAGCTCCACGGGCGGAAGCTCCTGCAACGGGAGCCCCACCATCTGCGCGAAGGAGACCAGCCGCTTCAGCGGCGGCGGCACCTCGTGCGGCTGGCCGTCGGGCGCGAGGCTGTCAATCAAGGCCAGCAGCTCCACCTGCTCACCCATGGACTGGAACTGCCGTGCCATCTCGAACGCCACCAACCCTCCCAGGGACCAGCCCGCGAGCAGGTAGGGGCCGTGGGGTTGCTCTTCGCGCACCTGGGCCACGTAGAGGCGGGCCAGGTCCTCCATGGACGCGGGAGGCAGCTCTCCGCCTTCGAGGCCGGGGGCGAAGAGGCCGTAGATGGGCCGCTCTTCACCGAGGTGGTGGACGAGGCCGGCATAGCTGAGCAGCGCCCCTCCGCCGCCGTGGACGAGGAACAGTGGCCGGCGCTTGGACGTGCCCGTGTCGAGCCGCGCCAGGTTGGGCTTGCGAGCGCTCGCGTCCTGGTACGTCAGCGCGAGGGCGGCGAGCTGCTCGACGGTGGAGCCCTGGAAGAGCGCTGACAGGGGCATCGCCAGGCCGGTGCGCTCACGAATCAGGGCCATGAGGCGCACCGCGAGCAGGGAGTGGCCTCCGAGGGCGAAGAAGTCGTCCTTCACGCTGACACGCTCGACGTTCAGCACCTCGGCGAAGGCCTGCGCGATCTGCTCTTCCAGCACGGTGCGGGGAGCGACGTACTCCGCGCGGGCCATGGAGACATCCGGTGCTGGCAGGGCCTTTCGGTCCACCTTGGCGTTGGCCGTCAAGGGCATGGCCTCCAGGCGCACCAGCGCGGAGGGCACCATGTACTCGGGCAGTCGCTGCATGAGGTTCGCGCGCAGGGCCGCCAGGTCCAACGACTCGGCGGCCACGACGTAGCCGACGAGACGCTTGTCATTGGGGACATCCTCGCGGACCACGACGACGGCCTCGCGCACCTCGGGGAAGGTGAGCAGGGCGGCTTCGACTTCGCCCAATTCGATGCGGTAGCCGCGCACCTTCACCTGGGCATCCGCGCGGCCGACGAAGTCGAGGACGCCGTTGGCGCGCCAGCGCACCACGTCTCCGGTGCGGTAGAGGCGGGCACCGGGCACACCGGAGAAGGCGTCGGGCACGAAGCGCTCGGCGGTGAGGGCGGGCTGCCCCACGTAGCCTCGGGCGAGGCCGTCGCCGCCGATGAACAGCTCTCCCGGGACACCCACGGGCACCGGCTGTCCCGAAGCGTCCAGCACGTAGACGCGCGTGTTGCCCAGCGGCCGGCCGATGGGAACGGTGGCGCCTGGCTGGGCCGCGTCCGTCATGCGGAAGCTGGTGGCGAAGACGGTGCTCTCGGTGGGGCCGTAGCCATTGGTGACGGGAACATGCAGCGCTTGCAACACGCGGCGCACGTGCGCCGCGCTCACGACGTCACCGCCGGTGAGCACCTGCTTCAGGGTGCGCAGGCCCTCCAGGTTGCCATCCACCATCTGGGTGAAGAGGCCGGAGGTGAGCCAGAGCGTGGTGACGCCCGAGCGCTGGATGAGCTGGCCCAGCTCTTCGAGAGACGGCGCCCCGGGAGGCATGAGGACGAGGCGAGAGCCGTGCAGCAGCGCGCCCCACAGCTCCAGGGTGGAGGCGTCGAAGGAGATGGGGGCCAGCAGGAGGAAGGTTTCCTCAGGCCCGAAGTGGGCGTAGTCGACACCGAAGACGGTGCGCAGCACGGCGGCGTGCGGCGTCCCGACGCCCTTGGGCCTGCCGGTGGAGCCAGAGGTGAAGTCGATATACGCGAGGCTGTCCGGCAGGGCCGTGGAAGGCGGCGCATGCGCGGGCGGCGCTTCCACGGGCACGTCCTCCAGCACCAGCGTGACGAGCCCCTTCGTGGGCAGCTTCGACAGTAGCGCGCGCGTGGTGACGAGCACGCTCGGGCCCGAGTCCTCCAGCATGGCCGCGAGGCGCTCGCGGGGATACGACGCGTCCAGCGGCACGTAGGCGCCGCCAGCCTTGAGGATGGCCAACAGCGAGACGATGAGCTCCAGTGAGCGGTCCACGGCCAGGGCCACGCGCGAGTCGGTGGACACACCCAGGCCTCGCAGATGCCACGCGAGCTGGTTGGCGCGCGCGTCGAGCTGGCGGTAGGTGAGCTTCGAGTCACCGAACTCGACGGCGACCTTGTCGGGGAAGCGGGCCACCACCTGCGCGAAGACCTCGGGCAGGGTGGCGCCGCGCGGGTACTCGGCGGCGGTGGTGTTCCACTCCACCAGCACCTGCTGACGCTCCTCCACGGACAGCATGGACACGGAGGCCATGGGCGCCTCGTGCCGTGCTACGAGCGCCTCGGTGAGCACGCGGAAGTGCTCCGCGATGCGGCGGGCCGTGGCGGGCTCGAAGAGGTCGGTGTTGTAGTCCAACATGCCCGAGAAGCCCTGGGCCGTCTCCGTCAGGCTCAGCTCCAGCTCGAACTTGATGGCGCGGAACTCCACCTCCATCGGGCGCATCGCCATGCCGGAGGGCTGCCGGGTGGGGCCGGCCACCGAAGCGCTCTGCAGGGCGAAGAGGACCTGGAAGAGCGGGCTGCGGCTCATGTCGCGCTCGGGGCGCAGCTCTTCCACCAGTCTCTCGAAGGGCACGTCCTGGTGGGAGTAGGCGCCCAGGGCGGTCTCCTTCACCTGCTGGAGCAACTGGCGGAAGGACTCAGCACCGTCCACATGGGAGCGCAGTACCAGGGTGTTGACGAAGAAGCCGATGAGGTCCTCCGTCTCCCCGCGCTGGCGGCCGGCGATGGGCGTGCCGATGGAGACGTCCTGCTGGTTGCAGTAGCGGGCCAGCAGGGCCTGCCACGAGGCCAGCAGCAGCATGAAGGGCGTGACGGCTTCGCGCTGGCACAGGGCCTTGAGTGCCTGGGCTACGGTCTGCGGCAGGTGGACGGGGACGGAGGCGCCTCGGAACGTCTGCACCGGCGGGCGCGGCTTGTCGATGGGCAGCTGCAGCGGAGCGCTGCCCCCGAGCTTCTGCCGCCACCAGCCCAGTTGTTCCTCGAGCACGGCGCCTTGCAGCCACTGGCGTTGCCACACTGCGTAGTCGGCGTATTGCAGGGGCAGCTCGGGCAACGGAGAGGGCTGACCCTGGCTGAAGGCGGCGTAGAGGGCAGTCACCTCGCGCACCAGCACCCCCATGGACCAGCCGTCCGAGATGATGTGGTGCATGTTGAGCACCAGCACGTGTTCAGCCGGGGCAAGCTTGAGCAGCACCGCTCGCAGCAGCGGGCCCGCGGCCAGGTCGAAGGCGTGCGTGCCCTCCCGGGCTAGCAGGCGTCGAGCCTCCTGGGGCGCGGCTTCACCCAGGCTGCTCAGGTCCACCACGTGCAGCGGCAGCTCGGTGGCGGGCGCGATGACCTGGATGGGTTGGCCCTGCTGCGCGTGGAAGGTGGTGCGCAGGGCCTCGTGGCGGCGCACCAGCTCGGTGAGGCTGCGCTGCATGGCTTCGATGTGCGGCGCTCCTTCCAGCCTCACGGCGAAGGGCATGTTGTAGGTGGGGCTGCCGGGCGCGAGCTGGTCGAGGAACCACAGCCGCTGTTGCGCGAACGACAGCGGCAGTGCGTCCGTGCGTGGCACCGGCACCAGCGACGGAGCCACGGAGGAGCCTTCCTGCCGCGCCGCCTCGATGCGTGCGGCGAGGGTGGCGACGGTGGGGGCTTCGAAGAGCGCCCGCAGCGGCAGCTCCACGTTGAAGGCCGCGCGCACCCGGGAGATGAGCTGAGTGGCCAGCAGCGAGTGGCCGCCCAGCTCGAAGAAGTTGTCGTGGATGCCCACGCGCTCCAGGTGCAGCACCTGGGCGAAGAGGGCGGCCAGCAGCTCCTCGGTGGGTGTGCGCGGCGCCACGTAGACGGAGTCCCGGCTTGCATGCACCGAATCGGGAGCGGGCAGGGCCTTGCGGTCCACCTTGGCGTTGGCCGTGAGGGGCATGGCGTCCAGGCGCACCAGGACGGAGGGCACCATGTACTCGGGCAGCCGCTGCTGGAGTTGAGCCCGCAGGGCGGACGTGCTCAGGGACTCGGGAGCCACGACGTAGCCGATGAGGCGCTTGTTGCCGGGGCCGTCCTCGCGGACGAGGACGACGGCCTCGCGGACCTCCGAGAATGCGAGCAGGGCGGCTTCGACCTCGGCCAGCTCGATGCGGTAGCCGCGCACCTTCACCTGGGCATCCGCGCGCCCGAGGAACTCGAGGACGCCATCCGTGCGCCAGCGGGCCAGGTCGCCCGTGCGGTAGAGGCGTGCGCCGGGGACTGAGGAGAAGGGATTGGGGACGAAGCGCTCGGCGGTGAGGGCGGGCTGTTCCACGTAGCCGCGGGCCAGGCCGTCTCCTCCGATGAACAGCTCTCCCGTCACCCCCGGAGGCACCGGCTGGCCGGAGGCGTCCAGCAGGTACACCTGGGTGTTGGCCAGGGGCCTGCCAATGGGGACGGCGGTGCCAACGTGGGCCACGTCCGTCATGCGGTGGGTGGAGGTGAAGAGGGTGCCTTCGGTGGGGCCGTAGCAGGCCGTCACGGGGATGCGCAGCTCTTCGAGGACGCGGCGCACGTGCGGTGCACTCACCACGTCGCCACCG contains these protein-coding regions:
- a CDS encoding M4 family metallopeptidase, which codes for MVRTHLVAALLATLPLSACDVGEGDSKLTGTAKLDELAGVRSALAAMPGARVVGQHGDGIPHTLEGRLGTAAFSLTGSATADAHRAIAHALPDIAATFRLSASDLVVRRVSVDEQGVTHLRYGQTLNGLPVVGEELVVHVDAQGHIFAANGTARGGGGQLSAKPTLSALAASTAALRATRGTGLVVDGSPRLVYLRSQDDQQLELAYEVRVSGEGPDMPLRDRVYVSATDGSIVLVAPEIHSALNRRVYSANNGTTLPGTLKRSEGQAATGDTHVDKNYDQLGLAYQCYLAVAGRDLGNTLGGPLISTVHFDRNYVNAYWNGTQLVYGDGDNQNSIELGRDADLTVHELTHAVTERESNLTYAGQSGGLNEALSDTFAAACESWASGAWSTAADIWKIGEDVWTPATAGDAIRYMDDPVRDALSFDWAPNVTSTTDVHYSSGVPNLAFALLAKGGTHPRGRSAVVVPAIGVEKAIRIWNKASTDFYVPSTNFEQAKALTVQAAAVLGYDTATQDAVKLAWESVGVGVPPPPCTLLTNGVPVTGISGATGSSKYYCIDVPASRASSYVMSGGTGDVDLYVRIGTAPTRTAYDCRPYLTGNSETCNSAPQTSNQRIYVMLYGYATYSGTSLKATY